A region of the Lysobacter sp. K5869 genome:
CACATGAATGGTCGCATCTAGGCACTATCCTGACGCTCGCGGTCGCAATCAGACGCGCCGCATCCACCAGGGGGAACTTGGTACGTGTCCGGTCACTTGCACGGCGTCGTTCAGAACACGCGCGCGGATCCTGCGCGCGTGCTCGAAGAACTCAAACGACAGACGCTCGAGCAACTCGGGGGTCTGCCCGGTTCCCTGTACGCGCCTATCGAAGAAGCCTTGAAGGCCGATTCGCTCAAGGGCGACGGCCGCAACCACCAGTTCGAAGACCAGGCCGCATTGTGGGTCCTGCGTCAGCAACAGGCCAGTCATGTCATGGCCTTCCGCCAACAGATCGCCGTGGGCTTCGACGCGTTCCGCGCGCCCGGCGCGGCGGTCGGCGGGGTCGGCGGTTCGCCGCTGCAACTGGTCGGCGAACAGCAACTGGCGTTCGATCTCGACGGCGAACGCCTGATCGAACTGCTCGAATCGCGCTACCAGCGTCCGCTGGAAATGGTGCGCGCGCGCTTGCAGATGCTGGCCCAGGCGCTGGGGGCGCCGGACGGCGTCAATCCGGTCGGGCCGTATCGGCTGGTGCGCGCGTTCACCTCGGTCTATTGCGACGCCCAGGTCACCGAAAGCCTGCGCATGCGCCTGTTCCGCCAATACGAGCAGGAACTGGCGCGCTTGCTGGGCGATATGTACGCGCGCCTCAACCAAGTGCTGGCCACCGCCGGTTACGGCATGGCCGCCGGCGCGCCGCCGGCCGCCGGTCCCGTGCGCGCGGCGGCCGAAGAGCGCCACGACCGCAACACGCTCGACGGCGTGTTCGACACCGTTCCGCATCGCGAGGCCGCAGCGTCCGTGCCGCACGACTATCAACAAGGACCGTACCCGCATGGACACGGCCCGAGCCTCGGCTCCGGCTACCCGGCGCAGGGGGCGCCGGTGTCTCAGGTGGAAGTGGCCGCGATGGCGGCCGAACTGGCCGAATTGCGCACTCAGCTGCATGCGTGGCGCGAGGGTCTGGTCAAGGGCGGCGGCCTGCCGCCGGGCCACCAGCCGCAGCGCACGATGGCCCAGCGCCGCGAGTTGCGCGTGGACGAGGTGGTCGGCATGGCCTCGCTGCTGCAGCCCGAGCCGCCGGACGCGTTCGCGCGCGCGCTGGCCGTGTCCGGGCGCCTGGGCGAGACCATCCGCGATCAGCTGTACGACGGCGCGCGCCGGCTCGGTTTCAATCCCGACCAGACCTGCTTCAGCCCGGAAGAGGACGACGCGATCGATCTGGTCGCGCTGCTGTTCGACTCGCTGTTCCGCAACCACGCCCTGCAGGACCGCGCCCGCCGCGTCTATGCGCGGCTGGTGATGCCGTACGTCAAGGTCGCGCTGACCGACAACGAAGTGTTCGTCAAGCGCGAACACCCGGCGCGGCGCTTGCTGGATGCGATCACCGAGGCCTGCGAAGGCAACGACGGCGATACGCCGCAGGACCGCGACTTGCTCGAACGCGCTTCGGAGATTTCCCAGCGCGTGGTGTCCGACTACAACGAAGACCTCGCCGTGTTCGAGCTGGCCCACGCCGAGCTCGACGCGATGCTGTCCCAGCACCGCCGCCGGATCGAGCTGCAAGAGCAGCGCGCGGCCAAGGCCACCTACGGCCGCGAGCGCCTCGGCGCGGCGCGCACCCAGGCCGATCAGGCCGTGCGCGAGCGCATCGGCGACGGCAAGCTGACCTCGGCGGTGGCCGATTTCATCGCCACGCCCTGGCGCCATCACTTGGTGCAGGTGCTGTTGCGCGAGAACGAAGACCCCAAGCGCCGCGCCCAGG
Encoded here:
- a CDS encoding DUF1631 family protein — encoded protein: MSGHLHGVVQNTRADPARVLEELKRQTLEQLGGLPGSLYAPIEEALKADSLKGDGRNHQFEDQAALWVLRQQQASHVMAFRQQIAVGFDAFRAPGAAVGGVGGSPLQLVGEQQLAFDLDGERLIELLESRYQRPLEMVRARLQMLAQALGAPDGVNPVGPYRLVRAFTSVYCDAQVTESLRMRLFRQYEQELARLLGDMYARLNQVLATAGYGMAAGAPPAAGPVRAAAEERHDRNTLDGVFDTVPHREAAASVPHDYQQGPYPHGHGPSLGSGYPAQGAPVSQVEVAAMAAELAELRTQLHAWREGLVKGGGLPPGHQPQRTMAQRRELRVDEVVGMASLLQPEPPDAFARALAVSGRLGETIRDQLYDGARRLGFNPDQTCFSPEEDDAIDLVALLFDSLFRNHALQDRARRVYARLVMPYVKVALTDNEVFVKREHPARRLLDAITEACEGNDGDTPQDRDLLERASEISQRVVSDYNEDLAVFELAHAELDAMLSQHRRRIELQEQRAAKATYGRERLGAARTQADQAVRERIGDGKLTSAVADFIATPWRHHLVQVLLRENEDPKRRAQAMALGDALVMADKLAAENRGRELADQLLALQPIIIQCLSSSGLDESAAQHAMAGLVRALATPDKERSDHPQPSAAEVEEDVAEERRRYLDDQVAQGGHDPLLAERMRQLEPGDWLRLTSLQGETIAVKVAWLSPLTSRLLLVNRRGVRALVASAEELAMLASHGRLVVGAERTAFDEAMRQVRRHLDRVI